A window of Streptomyces broussonetiae genomic DNA:
CTCGGGTCCGACGGCCATCGCGCCGACGATCAGGATCGCGTTGTCCAGCACCACACCGCAGGCCGCGATCATGGTGGCGATGGTGAGGAAGGCGACGTAGGTGACCGACAGGGTCGACTCCTCGTGGGTGGCCTCCTCCAGCTGCTCCCACACCACCGCGTCCGCGCCCTCGCCCGGTGTCTCCTCCTCGGCCCGGTCGGCGTGCCGGGACAGGGACAGATCGAGGGTCTCGGCGGCGATGGAGCCGGTGTCGTCCAGCCCCAACTGCCGTAGCGAGCCGATCAGTTCGTCTGCCGCCTCGCGTGCCACGTCACACAGCACGACATCGCCGGACGGGGCGCGGGCGGCCCCGGGCAGCACGACGAGATGGGTGGCGCCGGCGGTGTCCCCGATCAGCCGCACCACCTCGTCCGTCGTGCCGGGCGGGGTGATCAGGCGCAGGTGCAGCATGCGCCCATCCAACAGCGTGCGCCGCTACAGCTTGCGCAGCCGCAGCCGTTGCACCTTGTGGTCCGGGCCCTTGCGGACCACCAGCGCGGCCCGGCCGCGGGTGGGGGCGATGTTCTCGACCAGATTGGGCTTGTTGATCGTGCGCCACAGGGTGCGGGCGTAGTCGAGGGCCTCGTCCTCGGAGACCTGGGTGTACTTGCGGAAGTACGAGTCCGGGTCCTGGAACGCCGTCTGGCGCAGCTTCTTGAAGCGGTTGAGGTACCAGCGCTCGATGTCCTCGGCGCTCGCGTCGACGTACACACTGAAGTCGAAGTAGTCCGCGAGGCCGACCCGGGTGCGGCCGTCCTTGCCGGGCAGGGCGGGCTGGAGGACGTTGAGGCCCTCGACGATCAGGATGTCGGGGCGGCGGACGGTGAGCCGCTGGTCGGGGACGATGTCGTAGATCAGGTGGGAGTAGACGGGGGCGGTGACCTCGTCCTTGCCCGCCTTGATGTCGGCCACGAAGCGGGTCAGTGCCCGGCGGTCGTAGGACTCGGGGAAGCCCTTGCGCGACATCAGGCCGCGGTCCTCCAGCTCCCGGGTGGGCAGCAGGAAGCCGTCCGTGGTGACCAGCTCGACCCGTGGGTGCTCCGGCCAGCGGGAGAGCAAGGCCTGCAGGAGGCGGGCGACCGTGGACTTGCCCACGGCCACCGAGCCGGCGACGCCTATGACGAACGGGGTGCCGGACTGGGAGCCCTGCTCGCCGAGGAAGGTGTTCAGCGCGCCGCGCAGGCCGTCCGTGGCGCCGACGTAGAGGTTGAGGAGCCGGGAGAGCGGGAGGTAGATGTCGCGCACCTCGTCGAGGTCGATGACATCGCCCAGACCGCGCAGCTTCTCCACCTCCGCGGCGGTGAGCGGCAGCGGCGTCTTCTCGCGCAGCGCGCTCCACTCGGCACGGGTGAGGTCGACGTAGGGAGTCGCCTCCGGCCTGTGCCGGTGGACGCTCCTGGGGGAGACCGGTGAGATCACATTCCATTGTTAACGGAGTTTGAACTCGACGGTGGGTGGGGTCCGTCACGCGCACGGTCACCCCATCGCAAAAGGACCCTCCTAAGACCTTCGTACGACGGTGGGAATTTCCGATTTCGGGCAGGCGGAGGCCTGTTCGTGCCGTTCTTGAGTCGTAGGCTGCGGCGCATGTGCGGAATCGTGGGATACGTAGGGGCGCAGTCGGCGCTCGATGTCGTGATGGCCGGACTCAAGCGGCTGGAGTACCGGGGCTACGACTCGGGGGGCGTCGCGGTGCTCGCGGACGGCGGGCTGGCCGCCGCGAAGAAGGCCGGCAAACTGGTCAGCCTGGAGAAGGAGCTGGTCGAGCGGCCGCTGCCGACGGGTACGACGGGCATCGGCCACACCCGCTGGGCCACCCACGGCGGACCGACCGACGGCAACGCCCACCCGCACCTCGACAACGCGGGCCGCGTCGCCGTCGTGCACAACGGCATCATCGAGAACTTCGCCGTCCTGCGCGCCGAACTGGCCGAGCGCGGCCATGAGCTGACCTCCGAGACGGACACCGAGGTGGTCGCCCATCTGCTCGCCGAGGAGTTCTCCTCCTGCGCGGACCTCGCGGAGGCGATGCGGCTGGTGTGCCGGCGGCTGGAGGGAGCGTTCACGCTGGTCGCGGTGCACGCCGACGAGCCGGACGTGGTCGTGGGCGCGCGCCGGAACTCGCCGCTCGTGGTGGGGGTCGGCGAGGGCGAGGCGTTCCTGGCCTCCGACGTCGCCGCGTTCATCGCCCACACCCGCTCCGCGGTCGAGCTGGGCCAGGACCAGGTGGTCGAGCTGCGCCGGGACGGCGTCACGGTCACCGGCTTCGACGGCCGGCCGGCCCAGGTCCGCAGCTACCACGTGGACTGGGACGCCTCCGCCGCCGAGAAGGGCGGCTACGACTACTTCATGCTCAAGGAGATCGCCGAACAGCCCAAGGCGGTCGCCGACACGCTGCTCGGCCGGATCGACCCGTCCGGCTCCCTCACCCTGGACGAGGTCCGGATCTCCCCGTCCGAGCTGCGCGAGGTCGACAAGGTCGTGATCGTCGCGTGCGGTACCGCCTTCCACGCCGGTCTGATCGCCAAGTACGCCATCGAGCACTGGACGCGCATCCCGTGCGAGGTGGAGCTGGCCAGTGAGTTCCGCTACCGGGACCCGATCCTGGACAGCCGTTCCCTGGTCATCGCCATCTCCCAGTCCGGTGAGACCATGGACACCCTGATGGCGCTGCGGCACGCCCGTGAGCAGGGCTCCAAGGTGCTGGCCATCTGCAACACCAACGGCTCGACGATCCCGCGCGAGTCGGACGCGGTGCTGTACACGCACGCCGGGCCGGAGGTCGCCGTCGCCTCCACCAAGTGCTTCCTGACCCAGCTGGTGGCCTGCTACCTGGTGGCGCTGTACCTGGGCCAGGTGCGCGGCACCAAGTGGGGCGACGAGATCCAGGCCGTGATCAAGGACCTCTCACGGATCTCCGAGGAGGTCGAGCGGGTCCTGGAGACGATGGAGCCGGTGCGGGCGCTCGCACGGACACTGGCCTCGAAGGACACGGTGCTGTTCCTGGGCCGGCACGTGGGCTACCCGGTCGCCCTGGAAGGTGCCCTGAAGCTCAAGGAACTCGCCTACATGCACGCCGAGGGCTTCGCGGCGGGCGAGCTGAAGCACGGGCCGATCGCGCTGATCGAGGAGGACGTGCCGGTGGTCGTGGTCGTCCCGTCCTCGCGCGGTCGCTCGGTCCTGCACGACAAGATCGTCTCCAACATCCAGGAGATCCGGGCCCGCGGGGCGCGCACGATCGTGATCGCGGAGGAGGGCGACGAGGCGGTCGTGCCGTACGCCGACCACCTGATCCGCATCCCGGCCACCCCGACCCTGCTCCAGCCGCTGGTCGCGACCGTGCCGCTGCAGGTCTTCGCCTGTGAGCTGGCCACCGCGCGGGGCAACGAGGTGGACCAGCCCCGCAACCTGGCGAAGTCGGTCACGGTGGAGTGAGAAGGAGGAAGGGGTGGACGCCGGCTGCCGTTCGCCTCTCGCCGGGTGGGGCTACGACCACTTGATGCAGGTCGCGGGGACCCAGCCGGTCTTCTTGTCGCCGCCGTAGAGCCATGTGTTGCTCGTCGACTTGCCGCAGGCCTTGTACGAGCCGCCCTTGCAGGCCTTGCCGTCGTCGCAGGGAGCGCCCTTCTTGCCCCTGGCCCAGATGCCGACGGCGGTGGCGGTCGTCCTCGGCGAGGTACGGACGTTGACCGTCTCCTTGGCCGGGACGTTGACGATCGGCTTGCAGCGGTTCTGCGGCGGGTTGGCCGCGGCGGCGGTGCCGGCAGTGGCGACGACGCCGGTCAGGGCCGTACCGACGAGGGCCACGGTGGTCAGCGCGCTGCCCAGGGACTTCAACTTCAAGACCTGGTCCTCCCGTTGTGTGCGATGGCGTTCCGTGGGAGCACGGAACGCCGGTCGCGAGGGACCACTCAAGGCCGGGACTTGCGACGATCTTGGGGTGCCCGGGGCCTTTCTCTGCTCAGTGGACCGAGAGGC
This region includes:
- the coaA gene encoding type I pantothenate kinase gives rise to the protein MISPVSPRSVHRHRPEATPYVDLTRAEWSALREKTPLPLTAAEVEKLRGLGDVIDLDEVRDIYLPLSRLLNLYVGATDGLRGALNTFLGEQGSQSGTPFVIGVAGSVAVGKSTVARLLQALLSRWPEHPRVELVTTDGFLLPTRELEDRGLMSRKGFPESYDRRALTRFVADIKAGKDEVTAPVYSHLIYDIVPDQRLTVRRPDILIVEGLNVLQPALPGKDGRTRVGLADYFDFSVYVDASAEDIERWYLNRFKKLRQTAFQDPDSYFRKYTQVSEDEALDYARTLWRTINKPNLVENIAPTRGRAALVVRKGPDHKVQRLRLRKL
- the glmS gene encoding glutamine--fructose-6-phosphate transaminase (isomerizing) codes for the protein MCGIVGYVGAQSALDVVMAGLKRLEYRGYDSGGVAVLADGGLAAAKKAGKLVSLEKELVERPLPTGTTGIGHTRWATHGGPTDGNAHPHLDNAGRVAVVHNGIIENFAVLRAELAERGHELTSETDTEVVAHLLAEEFSSCADLAEAMRLVCRRLEGAFTLVAVHADEPDVVVGARRNSPLVVGVGEGEAFLASDVAAFIAHTRSAVELGQDQVVELRRDGVTVTGFDGRPAQVRSYHVDWDASAAEKGGYDYFMLKEIAEQPKAVADTLLGRIDPSGSLTLDEVRISPSELREVDKVVIVACGTAFHAGLIAKYAIEHWTRIPCEVELASEFRYRDPILDSRSLVIAISQSGETMDTLMALRHAREQGSKVLAICNTNGSTIPRESDAVLYTHAGPEVAVASTKCFLTQLVACYLVALYLGQVRGTKWGDEIQAVIKDLSRISEEVERVLETMEPVRALARTLASKDTVLFLGRHVGYPVALEGALKLKELAYMHAEGFAAGELKHGPIALIEEDVPVVVVVPSSRGRSVLHDKIVSNIQEIRARGARTIVIAEEGDEAVVPYADHLIRIPATPTLLQPLVATVPLQVFACELATARGNEVDQPRNLAKSVTVE